The sequence below is a genomic window from Pagrus major chromosome 20, Pma_NU_1.0.
GCGCTCGAGTAGATGCGATTTAAAATTAATAACCCCACGATCAAACTCACGCGAGTAACGTGATGCGAATATTTTCATCGCTTTTGGTCTGAACGCAGACATTAGGCTCTTGGCAATGGTTGGTGAGGAAAAAATGTACTTGCAGCTGTTTATACATTTGTGTTGGGCTTTTTAATAACACAACACATGGGCCAGAATGTAACtaaatcaaacagaaatataatttcAAGATCAGCAGAAGGTCAAACAACAAAAATTTGGGTTATCAACAAAGcgaccaaaaagaaaaaatgcctTTCTTTGCCAGAATCGGACTGTCAACAAGTTCACAAGCAGCTGCAATCTAATTCAAGCCACTCCACACATTACCATGTGCTGCTTATTAAAGGGAGACTATAAAGAGTCTTTTTAAGAAAGCGTTTATCCATCACAAGGTCTTCTTTATGGAGGTCATAAGGCGTCGGTGGACTAGTGCCAAAGACATCCAGAGGGCAGGGTACTGCCAGACACCACAGCACTATCTTTAACTGCACATAAATAACCTGATTACTGTAAACAGCTTTAACATGGTTAACGGTAATCTAACTCTCCCAATAACCCAAATTTAGATGATTTGTTTGATAGAGAAATCATTATAAAGGTGTCAGGTGTGTGGTAGCAGGAATATAGCTGCATGTAAGGTTTACCTGAGACATGAACaccatttttatgtttgcaCAAAAAACACGTCTGTAACAACCAGCTGTGATTCTCTTGGTTCTCATGGTTCTTTATTTGAAATGCACAGTTTTTTATCCAGTTtactgtgttacctgtgtggCATTTAAAGAGATTAGATTAACACACAGCAAAAGAAAGAGGACTCCGGTGTGTGACAAGCAAGTTTAATTTGACTGACCACTGATTAATCTAGTTATTCTATTTAGTTCAGATAACCAGGTTAAAGTGATAGTCTGGGTCTTTtcatgtggggttgtatgaggtacttatcactgcagtagatgaccgtcagctctcttttagccacctaaaagaaggcccacctaaaaatatatatacgaTTAACTTTACGCTGTATTTTGAACAAGTTTTGGTGCTTTTacccaaacagctgatctgcagCTTAACAGTGCGGGGCAGGCACAGCTGTGCTTGTGCATAGGAATACGGACGTTGCACGGTTGAGGGAACATAGTGTcaaaggaaagggctgtctgactGCAATGTTCAGCgccaaacattttcaaaatatagcgtacacttaaactgatatatgtttttttttaggtgtgccTTCTTTTGGGTGGAGGAGTGAGAGGgagctgtgacatcatcaaccTGCCGTTGGTGTCGTCGGCACCCACCTCTACAGCTATACTATCGGACCATCGCATCTTGCAGTACAAAGTAGTATTATGAGACTCAGAGGCCGACAAAAGAAAATAGTACGGAGGTGATTAACAGTGGTTCCTGTCTGGACTCTGGTAAATGATAAAGACCTGGCAGGTTCAGGCGTGGTCAGGAGAAGCATAAAAGTTGAGTGGAGTGAGACGGAGGTGGGGCATCATCAGCCTGGCGCTGGTGTGGTCTGCACCCACCTCTTGAGGTTTACTTCCGGGCTACCACCTTTTGTGGTACgaagtggtattacgagacaggactagctggggctagctggttagcatgctaacttcagtatatataattacaacacaacacaaaaatgtctttcaaaACCGTTATTtaacattctgctgataatttttgttattttttaatgtttaaaaattaaGATTTGTGTAGCTGCACTGTCTGCCGAGGAGTCACAAAGTAGTGACGAGTCAAATAAGCAGGAAAATCCATTTATAGCATTTTGGCACCAGTGTAGTGAAGTAATACAATTTATTCCCAGATCAATATTTTGTTCCAACCCTAATATGAACATTAATGTGTCATTTGGCCTAACCTACTATTACTTTTACACACAACTTCTCAAAAACATACAGCATATACCTTATCTGTTTAGTTGTAcctattattatattattaatatattattatacattgCGCATATATTTCATATCATACATTTTGAATCTCTTTGCTGCCCACACGACCCACCAACCTGTTATCCCCCCGGGTACAGTTTTCGGGAGGCCTTAACAAGAGTTATCCTCAAGTGTCCCGCACTaacaatatgaaattaaagACGTTATGAACGGAAATTTAGGAAGCAGTCGTTTCCAAGACAATTTTACTTCACTGTTGTGCCTCCCCACAGACCAATAAAAGCTCTCATATAGACAGTCCCACAGTCCACGATGAAGCACGTCTGATGTAACGAAGGCAAGAGCGTCTATGCACAcagacaccaaaacacacataaacacacctgcCCAGTCATGCATACCTAACCAATATGGCCAATTCAAACAGCCAATCAGTTCTGGGTGGTAATAAACGTCAGTCCCTTTGGCCACAAGAGGTCAATAACTATAACTGAGGTCAGTTTCAGCTCTGCACATAAAGTGCTGCCGTCTGCTCAGATGAACCACATGGCCCTGCTTTACTGCCACACTCCAGCTGTACATATTCCACCGAACCCCCCGACgctttcaagtgtttttcactttcttctGTAATAGCAACTGTGCATTAAATGTTGAAAGAATGGAGATAGTAATTGTGAGCATTTTCTCATCtaaaccaaagaaaagaaaaaagcaatcTTATCTGTACGTGCTCTTTAATCTTATTTTTGATCATTCTGCGTCTGTGTTTTCCGTCAGAACAAccaaaacactgaatgaaaaatgacttacaTCATTTGTAAATCATTATCTAGTAAAGTCGCTGATGGTTAAATTTAGCCacttaaaggtgcgatatgtaagattttagttgaaaacaattgaaaatgttttaccagaatgtgaagaaataacagttttgacattacaacatctgtgtattgtgttgcagagatatctactcaagttagcatgctaaccagctagccccagcctgtcccgTACCGAAGCTCCTGTGTTGCCGGTAGCTACAAACATCAACactgtgctctgagctcccagtctggaccaccagatgcacggctaactgaTCTACTTAGCTGatggcagctacaattagcagcagtttgcAATTACTCTAGTGATCagttgttttgagtatgaattggACAGGTGgtcatttcttacatattgctcctttaatttccattgcattcacattacaacacagctgttgttgtggctaGTGAACGTTAACTTGCTCCCaccaagactgttgatcacTGACGAAACACAGATGCCGTGTGAGACCAAAGTCGTTACACtgttggctcacaaaccttgttagaagctggaaccaaccgtCCAAccagacaaacattttaaaatgattgattcaTACTCATAagaatgtttttaaggaaaagagatacttttattctgcaacTTTCTGCAAGCTCTGTAGATATCTTATTTTTTCTGATCATTTGTAATAACATCAACATGACCTTTAATTAACTGTACTGGGATTGCCATATCCTTTCACTTGAAAGCTGTGTGCGAACAAATCAAACCCTGAGAATAATAGTTCCcagtgtatttacatttttaaagcagtgGAAGTCGTTTTCCACTTAACGTATGTTGGGAAAATGCTGTTCACTTGTGTGCACTTCTGTGGTATCCTGGTCCTCACCACACACGGCCATTTGAGTGAAATGATCTTTAAAAGCGTGTGTCGAGACAATTTACTGTTCTCTCCTTTGTACCACCACCTAATGGCTCCTGCTTTATTTAACACTGAGGCAAATGATCCAAAGCAGAACAGTGTTGATGCGTACCTCTCTATTACACTCACTGTGATATATTCTGTCGTTTCTATTAACACCATCTCTCCAGCTTAGTGGCAATCATGTGTAATTTCGGTGCTTCAAACACCACTGAATCTTAAGCGTGATGACTCCCGTACAGACAATGCAGGCACAGAAGATGTGAGACTACACTGTCCAGACTGTGGAGATGGAAATTCCCTGTGCTCTTTGAAGTACTGCCAGTAGTAAAAGACACAGGCAGCAATGATTGATCTTGGTGCATGAGTGCTACTGTGCATTGTGGTTTGTCTTTTAATGGATCTGTCTtggatgggaaaaaaaaaaaaatcccttatAAATTTACTGACATCAACTTCAAGCACGCACTGGGGTGAAACAGCTCGACTCCAGAGTGACAGCACACCTGAAGAGTTAAATAAGCAAACTTGTACTTACTGCAGACGAAGAAGTAGCAGGCCGTGCCGGTGAGGAGGACAGGGCTCCGAGCCAGGGAGCTGACCAACCCACAGATGCCACCAAACAGCAACAGGACCAAGCTGAAGGGGAGCACCACCACTATTGCgctgtgcatgtctgtgtataaacacacacacacacacgcaaacagaTGGGTTATGGGGCATCTGTTGGGTTATGGCTGTCTTGACAGTGAAACTTCATTAGCAGATATGTGTAATGGTGAGCACAGGGTTTCATAAAAGAGCAGAGACTCACACAGCTCAGTCTCAGAGTATCTGGAGTAGTCAGCTGTGATAGAGTCAATAGAGTCTGCCTGCACCTTCCCACCTGGAGGTTACAATACAAATAAAGTGGAGAAACATTTAAGGTAAAAAATTACCTTGAAATCTCaataattatgaaaaaaaaaaaacttatggAAAAGTTGCCTACCTTTATTGGTGCTCCACAGTCCCGAGTGTGGAGGGACTATGTCTTCATAGTCGCTCGTGTTTATGGGAGTCATATCTATGATGTACCAGTAGTCGGTTCCGAGGGAAGTCGCCAAAAAGGCGAAGCTCAGCATACCACAGATGCCGGCTGTGATCACCAGAGAGCCGAAGGTTACCTTCATCCTGTCCAGGTGAGGGCTGAACTCACGCGTAACGGTGATGGTGTTGGCTTTAACTCTCCTGGTGTTGATCCAGTCTTTTATTCGTTGACGCGCTGGGTGCAGgatgcaggaaaaaaaggagaaaagccACAAAATTATGGCAGTGAGGTTTCCTGTGGGAGCAGTAATTCAAATCTGAAAAAATGTATATGGAGATCAGCTTATCCTTGACTGACTGGACCAAGTGACAAAGCTGCAAGAGGATGATACCAGACTGGAGAGCAGCAGCTTCTGTCAGGGAGGGACTTGATTGTATTCGGGAGGCGCACACGTTTACGCACCGACAGGAGGGAGACAATATGGGAATATGGGGAGTCAGCTGCgcttaaactaaataaatgaaaggagAATGAGGATCAGAAGCAACTGGACGTAACAATCCATGAATTGTGTATCTCCAAATATATTACCATCACCAAATAGTTTCAAAGATGacacaagaaacaaaagaaTATAGCCAGACCTTCCAGTGGCTGCCAAAGTTGGCCCGCAAGATGTTTCtggcaaaaatgtaattatttaaagtgtctttgagtatCACGAAATGCgcgatataaataaaatgtattatcgttatttaaaaaatatgtaaaagaaaatgtaatgaagAGAAAATTGTAATATGATGTTAGGTAAACCTGTGCTTTAAATAGACCAATTTAGGATCACtaattattcatgtttttttcataaactGAGCCAGTGGTGACAATTTGTGGCTGAAGTCAGACAATTAAAGGAACATGGAAAAAacaagtggggaaaaaaaggaccTTTGAAAGGTTAtcctggcaaaacatttttcttggagATTTaaatcagacttagaaaatgcaTAGCCagaatcttttttgttttacttgccTCATTGGACTTCTGTATATTACTGCTTCAGATGATCTTGACTTGCTTTTGGTCTGTGGTTTCGCATTAAGTTTCAGATTTGGCCCTGAGAGAAAAATTTGGGCAATTCTGTTTTAGTTTATTGGTTGAATAACTACCCTCTTGCTAGATTCACAGCAGTTGTCACGGCAGTATACCGGAATCAGGGAACACCCTTATATGAAAATTGACATTTATCAGACTGTGCACATTTTGCTGTagcattaataaaaatatatacatttcaaGTCTATATCAAGATCGtttttcatttgatattttgtggaaaaaaatagtaaagcaaaagaaaacccTTCTGTTTCCATtcctttaaagatgcaataGGTAGGACTTATGATTGGAAACATTTCAAACTTACTAAAATTATCAGCAAATatgaaggaataacagtttttacattatgaCGTCTATGCATTGTGTGTCAAAGCatatttagcatgctaaccagctagccccttcCCGTCCAAAACTCCTGTGCTGGCTGTGTTTACACCAACACTTTCCTAGTGCttcgagctcccagtccagactgctagctgcacagctaactcaactaacagcagcttcagttggcagcagttagctgtaACTCTGACGATATGCTGTTTCATATTCAGTCAGGGTATGAATTCAGCAGGTgccacttcttacatattgcaccttttaggGTTACTGTAACTGATAATTGTGTAATAACTTGATGTTTTCTCAGATGGTTATACTTTAAAGATCTCAAATCGTTGACAGCCtatttcacatattttcagACTTTCCAATATGATACAGATAATAAAATTCACCATCAGAAccaacatcaataaataaatgaataaaaggtAACCAGAAAGAACGCgtttaatgaataaaaacagaccACATGAAAACGGAAGACATTAAAAGATAACAGATGTACAGTGTTACAAAGAAGACATACGCAGGGAACACAGAAATGAGATCAGGGAGAAACCAGGCAGCCGCTTTCCATCTACAATTACTCTCTCACATGCCGCCCATCTCATTCATCAGCATCCATTCTCCTGTCACTCTTCACCCATGGCTGTCTTGATGATATCTCCTCTTCTCAATTTGGCTGCCTCTTCCAACTTGGTGAGGGCCTCGTTACAGGATTTGTTCTGCGAGTGGAGGAAATGAAATCGGGATCAGAAATGATGCCAAGGTCCGATGTTAACACAGGAACCAATGTTTTGTTAGTGGTAGTCTCAACAGATAGGATATTATCTCCATTATTCTCTAAGAGAACAGATTGGAAAAATATTTTAGCTGTTACATAGTTTTATTTGACTAAAACAGTAAATTGATTACACTGATTGCATTATGTAAGTCAGTAATTTGAAAGTTATTGAGTCCACTGAAGAACATACAATCATGAACTTGTGCCTCTCCTTCTGTAGTTTAAAGAATTCCTCCACAGTCAGCTCCGTTACTTTCTTCTTCAGGGTGATGAAGTTGCAGGATGGTGAATGAGATTTGTGCTCCTTTCTGGCAACAAAACGAGAGAGTGGTTAAGAGGgacacaaatatttcatttcaagGAACATGTGCAaattgtgcacacacacattgtacagGTCTATTAGACTGAGTTGACATTGTACCAcaaaaacaactacaactaaTTAATTCCTGTGAAGAGGTTGGTTTCCAATACAAGTCTGCTTTCTGTGTAGAAGACAGCTGCTATAAACTATGTTAAGAATTAATGATACTTGTGACAATCACACAGTAGCTCAAGCAGTGTCTTTGTAATGACCATGGATACAAAGCAAATATTTACATGGTTACAGAGAGTTCAGCTAGTTAATGCCTGAAGTGCTGATGCATCAGCTGCAAACACTGCAAAATTATATAATACACCAAGGAGGAAAGTCTTATGAAATATAACAACATAAGTGGACAATTTCACTGGAAATGAAACTGTGGTCTGTAGCagtgattttacacattaaagatCAGTTTATCTTTCATGTGAAGTACCACTATGCCTGAAAAAACAGTTATACGTCTTTTGAGTTTTTTGAAGACTGAGAAAATATCCATGATGATGTCTCGAGACTACAATTTTTAACAGAAAGCTTTCAGTGTTACAAACTGAAGGGGGGGGTTGAAAGACCTGGCTGCTTGTCAGGCTGAGAGGGTCTGAAAAAAGATGTTATCGAGTTGCCTTACGAGAAATTAAGGGATCCATTGTTTTTAGAGTTGACCCATTAACAGAAAGAAAACGTCAAGGTATCTTTGCCTCTGCTACCGCAAACTTGACCATTCTTGGTTAAATCCATCTCTCAAGCCTTATGACTCGACACTAAACCGCTGGaaatacagaaatgtattttgcttCACAACCGTCTTTAATaccatcattttcttttttcattgttttttgtgagCCATTTGTCTGTCTACCGAACTGAAGCATATTACATTTGTTGCTACACCAACCTTGTCTCTCAAGAACTCgactaattaaaaaataagatGAACTTAAATCGATAAAGCAATGATACTGCACAAATCTCCTGTCCCTATTTTTGCAATCCTAACCCATGAGCCGAGTAATGTGGTTATCTTACTCCGGGTCATCCTCCGGCTCCCAGCCCTCCAGCTCTTTGAGGCAGAAGAAACACATGGCGATGTCTGGACTGTTGTCTGACGGTGTGTGAATGAAGCCAGCTTTGGCCATCTggagaaacacatgaacagacagacaacatAAAAAAGCTGTACTTAATGTTAAAATTACTGGATAATTCATTGACTAGTTGACAGACATAAAATTAACAACTTTATTGTTCCGTAAAGCTTTTATTAAGCTACAATGCCAACaactatttc
It includes:
- the tmem235b gene encoding transmembrane protein 235; the encoded protein is MKVTFGSLVITAGICGMLSFAFLATSLGTDYWYIIDMTPINTSDYEDIVPPHSGLWSTNKGGKVQADSIDSITADYSRYSETELYMHSAIVVVLPFSLVLLLFGGICGLVSSLARSPVLLTGTACYFFVCSLLTLCGVSLYIIYSYQALAETERLVGPEGLAYVRTSFGWSLGLAWLSYGLEVLTGILMLLAARMAKLQRSSPTMTSHKPPQWIQHSQDGN
- the birc5a gene encoding baculoviral IAP repeat-containing protein 5a; translation: MDACNEDDIKMYFYENRLKTFEGWPFDEGCSCTPENMAKAGFIHTPSDNSPDIAMCFFCLKELEGWEPEDDPEKEHKSHSPSCNFITLKKKVTELTVEEFFKLQKERHKFMINKSCNEALTKLEEAAKLRRGDIIKTAMGEE